Proteins encoded together in one Carya illinoinensis cultivar Pawnee chromosome 3, C.illinoinensisPawnee_v1, whole genome shotgun sequence window:
- the LOC122305259 gene encoding uncharacterized protein LOC122305259: MKIQPVDCHTPEEFQPVKPVVKSRLKQLFEWQFPNVLRISAAKKVGVEEPHFNKDVCNGSSSEFEPSSLCLSKMVQNFIEENNEKQSGAIKCGRNRCNCFNRRCTDSSEDDLDFYNDSNFSFSTEALEFLKGLVPCASVWERNLLADTAKIVEKNKICKRKDEFCRNVVTDGLLAMGYDASVCKSRWEKSPSHPSGQYEYIDVIMGGERYLIDIDFRSEFEIARSTKSYKAILQILPYIFVGKTDRLQKIIGIVSEAAKQSLKKKGMHIPPWRKEEYVKAKWLSPHRRCLPTSKATTPEPMVSIRTSNVELGGSGGEGESAEEIDLGESAEEIDLGESVEEIDLGESVFAMGESGGEEDEKSTVAEEWKPPEVKPKGPMVGVRIVTGLASVIEQD, translated from the exons ATGAAGATCCAGCCGGTCGATTGTCACACCCCTGAAGAGTTTCAGCCGGTGAAGCCGGTCGTGAAGTCACGGCTAAAGCAGCTCTTCGAGTGGCAGTTTCCGAACGTTCTCAGGATTTCCGCCGCAAAGAAGGTCGGTGTCGAGGAGCCGCATTTTAACAAGGACGTCTGTAATGGCTCGTCGTCTGAGTTCGAGCCGAGTTCCCTGTGCCTGTCCAAGATGGTGCAGAACTTCATCGAAGAGAATAACGAGAAGCAATCCGGTGCGATTAAGTGCGGGCGCAACCGCTGCAACTGCTTCAATCGGAGGTGTACCGATAGCTCCGAAGACGATCTGGACTTTTACAAcgattctaatttttctttctcgACTGAAGCTTTGGAATTTCTGAAG GGTCTGGTGCCTTGCGCGAGCGTGTGGGAGAGGAATTTGCTAGCGGACACGGCGAAGATCGTCGAGAAGAACAAGATCTGCAAGCGTAAAGACGAGTTTTGCAGGAACGTTGTCACTGATGGGCTACTGGCTATGGGATACGACGCATCTGTCTGCAAATCTCGCTGGGAAAAATCTCCTTCCCATCCCTCcg GACAGTATGAATACATAGACGTGATCATGGGAGGCGAGAGATATCTGATCGACATAGATTTCAGATCGGAATTCGAAATAGCTCGATCAACCAAGAGCTACAAGGCCATCCTCCAGATCCTTCCGTACATATTCGTCGGTAAGACCGATCGTCTGCAGAAGATCATTGGCATCGTGTCGGAGGCCGCGAAGCAAAGTCTAAAAAAGAAAGGCATGCACATCCCGCCGTGGAGAAAAGAGGAGTACGTGAAGGCGAAATGGCTCTCTCCCCACCGCCGCTGCTTGCCCACCTCAAAGGCGACGACTCCCGAGCCTATGGTGTCAATTAGGACGAGCAACGTCGAGTTGGGAGGGAGTGGGGGAGAGGGGGAGTCGGCGGAAGAGATCGATTTGGGGGAGTCGGCTGAAGAGATCGATTTGGGGGAGTCGGTGGAAGAGATCGATTTGGGGGAGTCGGTGTTCGCTATGGGCGAAAGTGGTGGAGAGGAAGATGAGAAGTCGACTGTGGCGGAAGAATGGAAACCACCGGAGGTTAAGCCCAAAGGTCCTATGGTTGGGGTTAGGATCGTGACAGGTTTGGCTTCGGTGATCGAACAGGACTAG